In Excalfactoria chinensis isolate bCotChi1 chromosome 3, bCotChi1.hap2, whole genome shotgun sequence, one DNA window encodes the following:
- the FBXO9 gene encoding F-box only protein 9 isoform X1 — protein MAEAEEDCHSDLVRTDDNERSGEANLQAELQMFRAQWMFELAPGVSSSGLEPLPCRTSSRGPGVKSVDTRGKQEIAKEEKAKELFLKAVEEEQNGALYEAIKFYRLAMQLVPDIEFKIAYTRSPDGDGVGKRCVEDNEEDGKMADLLSDFQQQLTLQESSVKLCQPELDVNQTHISALPLEVLMYIFRWVVSSDLDLRSLEQLSLVCRGFYICARDPEIWHQVCLKVWGRSCNKLVPYSSWREMFLERPRVRFDGVYISKTTYIRQGEQSLDGFYRAWHQVEYYRYLRFFPDGQVMMLTTPEDPQSIVPRLRTKNARVDAVLLGHYRLSQETDNQTKVFAVIMKKKEEKPVDYHKYRYFRRVPVQETEHSFHVGLQLCSSGRQTFNKLVWIHHSCHITYKSTGETAVTTFDIDKMYTPLFFARVKSYTAFSEKPL, from the exons GCAGAAGCTGAAGAAGATTGTCACTCTGATTTGGTAAGAACTGATGACAATGAAAGATCTGGTGAAGCAAACCTTCAG gcagagctgcagatgttcAGAGCTCAGTGGATGTTTGAGCTTGCCCCAGGTGTGAGTTCTAGTGGGTTGGAACCTCTGCCATGCAGAACATCATCAAGAGGACCTGGAGTAAAGTCTGTAGATACCAGAGGGAAACAGGAGAtagcaaaagaggaaaag GCAAAAGAACTTTTCCTGAAAGCAGtggaagaagaacaaaatgggGCCCTTTATGAAG ccatCAAGTTTTATCGCCTAGCCATGCAGCTTGTCCCTGACATTGAGTTTAAGATTGCCTATACACGGTCCCCAGATGGTGATGGAGTTGGAAAGAGGTG CGTTGAGGATAACGAAGAGGATGGCAAAATGGCTGATCTCCTGTCAGATTTCCAGCAACAGTTAACTCTTCAGGAATCTTCTGTCAAACTTTGTCAGCCTGAGCTTGATGTCAACCAGACCCATATCTCAG CGTTGCCTCTGGAGGTATTGATGTATATTTTTCGATGGGTGGTTTCGAGTGACTTGGACCTGAGATCATTAGAGCAATTATCTCTTGTTTGTCGAGGATTTTACATTTGTGCCAG AGATCCTGAAATCTGGCATCAGGTCTGTTTGAAAGTATGGGGCAGGAGCTGCAATAAACTTGTTCCATATTCCTCCTGGAGGGAAATGTTTCTGGAAAGGCCTCGTGTTCGATTTGATG GTGTATATATCAGCAAGACAACATACATACGGCAAGGAGAACAATCTCTTGATGGTTTCTATAGAGCGTGGCACCAAGTGGAATATTACAG gtatTTGAGATTCTTTCCAGATGGTCAAGTTATGATGCTTACAACGCCTGAAGATCCGCAGTCTATTGTTCCTCGCTTGCGGACTAAAAATGCAAG AGTGGATGCAGTCTTGCTTGGTCATTATCGCCTTTCCCAGGAAACGGACAATCAAACCAAAGTATTTGCtgtaataatgaagaaaaaagaagag aaaCCAGTTGACTACCACAAATACAGGTATTTCCGTCGTGTTCCAGTACAAGAGACAGAACATAGTTTTCATGTAGGACTTCAGTTGTGCTCCAGTGGGCGCCAGACGTTCAACAAACTTGTTTGGATACATCATTCTTGTCACATAACTTACAA aTCGACTGGTGAGACAGCAGTTACTACTTTTGACATTGACAAAATGTACACCCCTTTGTTCTTTGCACGAGTGAAGAGTTACACTGCGTTCTCAGAAAAGCCGCTCTAA
- the FBXO9 gene encoding F-box only protein 9 isoform X2: MFRAQWMFELAPGVSSSGLEPLPCRTSSRGPGVKSVDTRGKQEIAKEEKAKELFLKAVEEEQNGALYEAIKFYRLAMQLVPDIEFKIAYTRSPDGDGVGKRCVEDNEEDGKMADLLSDFQQQLTLQESSVKLCQPELDVNQTHISALPLEVLMYIFRWVVSSDLDLRSLEQLSLVCRGFYICARDPEIWHQVCLKVWGRSCNKLVPYSSWREMFLERPRVRFDGVYISKTTYIRQGEQSLDGFYRAWHQVEYYRYLRFFPDGQVMMLTTPEDPQSIVPRLRTKNARVDAVLLGHYRLSQETDNQTKVFAVIMKKKEEKPVDYHKYRYFRRVPVQETEHSFHVGLQLCSSGRQTFNKLVWIHHSCHITYKSTGETAVTTFDIDKMYTPLFFARVKSYTAFSEKPL; this comes from the exons atgttcAGAGCTCAGTGGATGTTTGAGCTTGCCCCAGGTGTGAGTTCTAGTGGGTTGGAACCTCTGCCATGCAGAACATCATCAAGAGGACCTGGAGTAAAGTCTGTAGATACCAGAGGGAAACAGGAGAtagcaaaagaggaaaag GCAAAAGAACTTTTCCTGAAAGCAGtggaagaagaacaaaatgggGCCCTTTATGAAG ccatCAAGTTTTATCGCCTAGCCATGCAGCTTGTCCCTGACATTGAGTTTAAGATTGCCTATACACGGTCCCCAGATGGTGATGGAGTTGGAAAGAGGTG CGTTGAGGATAACGAAGAGGATGGCAAAATGGCTGATCTCCTGTCAGATTTCCAGCAACAGTTAACTCTTCAGGAATCTTCTGTCAAACTTTGTCAGCCTGAGCTTGATGTCAACCAGACCCATATCTCAG CGTTGCCTCTGGAGGTATTGATGTATATTTTTCGATGGGTGGTTTCGAGTGACTTGGACCTGAGATCATTAGAGCAATTATCTCTTGTTTGTCGAGGATTTTACATTTGTGCCAG AGATCCTGAAATCTGGCATCAGGTCTGTTTGAAAGTATGGGGCAGGAGCTGCAATAAACTTGTTCCATATTCCTCCTGGAGGGAAATGTTTCTGGAAAGGCCTCGTGTTCGATTTGATG GTGTATATATCAGCAAGACAACATACATACGGCAAGGAGAACAATCTCTTGATGGTTTCTATAGAGCGTGGCACCAAGTGGAATATTACAG gtatTTGAGATTCTTTCCAGATGGTCAAGTTATGATGCTTACAACGCCTGAAGATCCGCAGTCTATTGTTCCTCGCTTGCGGACTAAAAATGCAAG AGTGGATGCAGTCTTGCTTGGTCATTATCGCCTTTCCCAGGAAACGGACAATCAAACCAAAGTATTTGCtgtaataatgaagaaaaaagaagag aaaCCAGTTGACTACCACAAATACAGGTATTTCCGTCGTGTTCCAGTACAAGAGACAGAACATAGTTTTCATGTAGGACTTCAGTTGTGCTCCAGTGGGCGCCAGACGTTCAACAAACTTGTTTGGATACATCATTCTTGTCACATAACTTACAA aTCGACTGGTGAGACAGCAGTTACTACTTTTGACATTGACAAAATGTACACCCCTTTGTTCTTTGCACGAGTGAAGAGTTACACTGCGTTCTCAGAAAAGCCGCTCTAA